From the Carassius carassius chromosome 45, fCarCar2.1, whole genome shotgun sequence genome, one window contains:
- the LOC132127586 gene encoding protein phosphatase 1 regulatory subunit 3B-like, which translates to MSNTKSFGYSIYTFPDRVMPVDLALHAQISPPVSQLLGMSALRASPPSVSSPELQRGSLLPPSPTSSLSSSSSASSASSLSSYSAGSGTSRKKKRVVFADDKGLALTSVRIFNTDPTETETEDAPQPEEHVKPRTPMQSVRLQLKLGFPQPVADRASLKETLVQLESCSLSERELSGTVRVCNIKFDKNVFIRITFDSWRSHKDIACTYVRQPNAGLETDLYSFNVSLPSDLDPKERLEFLVVFQPGNSKLQLVDNNKGKNYHIVMENRVPEPRLVTKSRRNFVIPSPQRYSAWPGVRGQELHRMRHLACKGLPYTDHLLNRTWGRMANVSPLC; encoded by the exons ATGAGCAACACAAA AAGCTTTGGATACAGCATCTACACTTTCCCTGATCGTGTGATGCCGGTGGATCTGGCCCTGCATGCACAGATTAGCCCACCGGTGTCTCAGCTCCTTGGCATGTCTGCTCTCAGGGCTTCTCCACCCAGCGTGTCCTCACCAGAGCTTCAACGAGGCAGCCTTTTACCCCCTTCCCCTACATCTTCACTATCTTCATCCAGCTCTGCCAGCTCTGCCAGCTCCCTGTCCTCATACTCTGCTGGCAGTGGCACATCACGCAAGAAGAAGCGAGTCGTGTTCGCTGATGATAAAGGTCTCGCTCTCACATCCGTGCGCATCTTCAACACTGACCCTACGGAGACGGAAACGGAAGATGCCCCCCAACCTGAGGAGCATGTGAAGCCTAGAACGCCCATGCAGAGCGTGAGACTGCAACTTAAGCTTGGTTTTCCACAGCCTGTTGCAGACCGTGCAAGCTTGAAGGAAACCTTAGTGCAGTTGGAGAGCTGTAGCCTGAGCGAAAGGGAGTTGAGCGGGACAGTACGGGTCTGCAACATTAAATTCGACAAGAATGTGTTCATTCGCATAACTTTTGACTCATGGCGAAGTCATAAAGACATTGCATGCACTTATGTAAGGCAACCAAATGCAGGTTTGGAGACTGACTTGTATTCTTTTAATGTGTCGCTACCGTCCGATCTGGACCCGAAGGAGCGTCTGGAGTTTCTAGTGGTGTTCCAGCCCGGCAATAGCAAGCTGCAGCTCGTGGACAACAACAAAGGTAAAAACTACCACATTGTTATGGAAAACAGGGTGCCGGAACCTCGGCTGGTTACGAAAAGCAGACGAAACTTCGTTATACCAAGTCCTCAGCGTTATTCTGCATggcctggggtcagaggtcaggaaCTACATAGGATGAGACACCTGGCTTGCAAAGGCCTGCCCTACACAGACCATCTGTTAAACAGGACCTGGGGAAGAATGGCGAATGTTTCTCCGTTATGTTAA